The nucleotide sequence CATACAGTATATACCAAAATCGCCCATGCACATGCGGTGCAACTGCCTATGTATGTATAGTACGTACATACGTCGATACGTACCTGGGATATGGGCTGTTCTTGACGGCCTTCTGGCCGTACTTGCGCCAGCGGTAGCCGTCCTCGAGGTGGTCGACCTCGCTCTTGGTCATGAAGGCGAACCGCGGCTGCCGCGGCCGCTTCTCGCCCTTGGCCGCCTTGCCGCCCTTGGCCGCCACCGCCGCAGACCTGAAAAGATTTCGATTACGCGTCGGTGAGATGAGATATCAGCAGCCGAAAGCGGCGGAATCGTATACCATTTGGCTGTCTCGATACCTTAGCTATCTACTCCTAATCCTAGTGGTGGATAGAGATTTCGTTCATACTACGATCAATCGACCGACTGCGATACGTATGGCCTCCCGGCCGGGATCCCGTTCAAACATGCATGGTTGTTGGCGTGGTCTATGTATGAGCGCACATGGTTTTTTAGGAGGTTCACATTGTGCCCGGCCTTTTTGCTGCCCCTTTTCTGCTCTTTGGATTTTCTGGGAGATGCGTACATATGATAGGTTGCACCAAAGTAGAACCTGAGCAAATCCTAGATGGGGGAGGGTCTCTTAACTGGGCATGGTTTCATTCTAGAGATTATTGGGCATGATTTTGACAAGATGGGGCCATGGGCTAGAAGAAGAAAAATGAACAAAGCATAAATAAAAGTAGAAAAAATGCAAGAGGCAAATTTGTGATCAAGATTTTGGAGATGAAGCAAGTAATCAAGAGTTCATGACACGAAATCAGATTTTatgtttttatttatatttattctTGATTGTCAGGGTGAGGCTTGAGCGCTCGGTGTGAAACCCTAGCCGGGTTCACACCTTGGCCAGCCGGCCAAACTACCTTAAAAGGGGAATAAAGAACAAAAAAAGAACAGAAAAGGCATGAATGAATGAATGGCTAGCAAGCAATTCAAGGAAGCGAAATCTAGCCGGCCCCAAATcttgatccaatatcatcacagaAAAGAACTAGAGGCAGGTAACCAGATTAGGCAGTCAGAAGGACCAAGAACTCGCCAAAAGGGACGCCCCAAGATTTCAGATCAAGACACGGAAaatcacagagagagagagagagagagagagagagagagagagagagagagagagagagagagagagagagagagaaattaaTGCAGTCCAACTCACCCTTTCTTGCTCTTGTCACCCTCATCTCCCCCCTTGCCGTCCTCCCCGTCGCCGTCCTCCTTCTTGCACCTCCCAGCCGAGTCCCCCTCTCCGGCGCAGAGGCCTCCGCCGGCCTCGCTCGACGAGGACGACATGGACGACGTGGCGTTGGGCGTCCCCCCGCCGGCGCTGGGGGTGAGGGCGCCGCCGCTGGGCGTGGTGTCCACCACCAGCTCCCTCTTGACGACGTCCTCCGCGGCTGGCAGCTCCAGCGCCCTGCACAGCAGATCGTAGTCCATGGGCGTCTGCAGGTAGTCGGCGAGCCAGGAGGCCTGCTGCTCTTGCTGCTGCATCCCCGGCCCCGGCCGCTGCATGAAGAGCGACGCGAGCTCGTCGTGGAACTGGAACTCGCCCGACATAGGCGCTACGCTGTATTGCTTTGCTGCCTGTGGGAACTCGAACCGATTGTTCTTGGCGCTGTGGCTGGCTGTGGGCTTATGAAACGNNNNNNNNNNNNNNNNNNNNNNNNNNNNNNNNNNNNNNNNNNNNNNNNNNNNNNNNNNNNNNNNNNNNNNNNNNNNNNNNNNNNNNNNNNNNNNNNNNNNNNNNNNNNNNNNNNNNNNNNNNNNNNNNNNNNNNNNNNNNNNNNNNNNNNNNNNNNNNNNNNNNNNNNNNNNNNNNNNNNNNNNNNNNNNNNNNNNNNNNNNNNNNNNNNNNNNNNNNNNNNNNNNNNNNNNNNNNNNNNNNNNNNNNNNNNNNNNNNNNNNNGGAAGCAAGCATATGGGGGAGGTACTATTAGTGGTGGTATGGTGGTGGAGGTGCAGTGATTAGTGAGGCAAGCCAAGGAAGGAGACAGCGAGAGGTGTGTGTGTGCAAGAGAGCGAGAGGGGGCGCAGCTCCTAGCTATATCTTGGGgattcagagagagagagggggggatggTTGGGTGGGGGGATTTTTTTTTTTCCATTGGCTTTTTGGCTAGCTTTTCTGAAAGAAACAACCGCTAATTGATTGGGCCCAAAAGAGAAGAGATAGATGAGATAGATGTCCATTCCTTGGCCTCTTCCCCACTCCTTTGGTTTCTTCCTCTCGGTTTTAACCGCAGGATACTCCATGCTTAGACTTCAGAGTCCAgacctagctagctagtagtatAATTCTAATACTACTGCTAGAGTATAGTAATGGCACCGTAATTTGTAATGTAATGGTGGGGGTGGGAACGGTCCACGGTCACGGGGTGAGTCAGCGGCGTGCACCGGCGGTAGCCGGTCACATGCAGGGGGCAAAGCGCGGCGCCGCGGTCAATCGTTCAGACGGATGGGGCATGACACGTGTACGTCGCCCTTTGACCGGGCCCTACCCTACCCACCCACGCCAGCGTGACGCTACGTGATCTCTGCTCTGCTCCGCGCCCTCCGATCCCGATCTCGATCTCGAGAGCGAGCTGACGGCCGCTGATGCTGGCGGTGGCATTGCATCATGGCATACGATGAGAATGAGACCAAGGGAATAACATGTGCGGGGTCAAGCTGGCAGCGGCAGGTGGGGCCGTTTCCGTTCGGAGACGGTGCATGACTCTGCACGTCGGGGCAGGCCAGGCATCGGGAACTGCTTTGGATCATCGATCGCCATTTCCGTTTCCCTGCAAGAGAGGCGCATATGGAGGGCATCCAATCATAAAAAGGGATCCACGGTGACCGGGGACCTATGCCTTAAGTGAGACCGTTTCTGTTTGGCCACTCGCTCGACTCCTGTTGCGTCCAGCAGCAATATTTAGAGCGCCCGGCCACAATCATGACAAGTGCATGCTACGCATGCCATCCGGTTGTCTATTTCCGCGCCGTTCGAGTTTGCTGTTTCAGGGCATGATTCATTTTCGTGTGCATCAACTTTCAGAGTCTGCATATGTCTTCTTCAAGTGTTCGATCGGAGCGATGCAAATATGGTCACGGTTTGTGCTTCAGTGGTAGCGTCGGGGCCCCACCATAAAGCGTGTGAATCCGAACAGAAAACGCCGCACGTCGTCATAGGATAATATCCCCTGCCCTGCCCTGTCCAGCTCGTGCACCGGTTTTTTGCGTATGCCGTGGCGGTGCGCCTGACCTGACCTGAGACCAGGGTACGCGGCGCGGCGCCAGCTCTGCGTCCCGACGTCCCATGTGAAAAGCGAGCATGGCCTCCACGTCGTCCACGCTTATACCACACGCTACCGCCGGCGACACCGTGTCTCGTGGCTAAAAAACCGTGCGGGGGCGGGCGGCGTCTGAAAGCGGCCGGGGCCGTGCCGGTGCGCGTGGGCGGGGTGTG is from Triticum aestivum cultivar Chinese Spring chromosome 3A, IWGSC CS RefSeq v2.1, whole genome shotgun sequence and encodes:
- the LOC123061677 gene encoding WRKY transcription factor 71; this encodes MSGEFQFHDELASLFMQRPGPGMQQQEQQASWLADYLQTPMDYDLLCRALELPAAEDVVKRELVVDTTPSGGALTPSAGGGTPNATSSMSSSSSEAGGGLCAGEGDSAGRCKKEDGDGEDGKGGDEGDKSKKGSAAVAAKGGKAAKGEKRPRQPRFAFMTKSEVDHLEDGYRWRKYGQKAVKNSPYPRSYYRCTTQKCVVKKRVERSFQDPAVVITTYEGKHTHPIPSALRGSTHLLAAQAAHLHHQHHGHLGMMPQMGMGGRAGSPFGRSSGVDVLGGLLQPRAHHSMTRPMIGSGAGHQASTQGLAGSISSVASPTASSPPSLQMQHFMAPDFGLLQDMLPSFIHGAGGNNNNQPSSPYGKLH